A stretch of DNA from Aspergillus flavus chromosome 3, complete sequence:
GCACCGACTCCCGCTCCGACTAGAATTTGATAACCGATCCACTTGCCTGTCGAGATGTCCACAGAGTATGTTGTGATAAGGCCCGTGCCAATGGCCGCAATGGCGGTACTGCCGATCAAAAACGGAGTATAGTAGCCTGCAGCAGTTACGAATGCACCGACGAGGACGGATGAGATGACGGTCGCCAGCATCAAGGGAAGAAGCTGGATCCCGGATTTCATAGCAGACGATCCTTTCACGCTTTGGAAGAAAATGGGGACATAGTAAACCAGGAGGAAGAATGCACCGCCGAAGAACAAGGCGAACATAGTCGCAGATAACACCGATCGTCGCTTCAGGATCCCCGGTGGGAGTGTAGCACGATCGCCCAACTTGATTTgcgagaaggtgaagatgatgatcatgAGTCCGAAGCCGACAAATAGCCCGATAACTCGCGAGCTATTCCATGGGTATTTATTTCCTCCCCACTGCAGTGCCAGTAGGAGGCACACAATGGCCGGGATGAGAAGGCTGGCGCCGATAAGATCTAGCTGTTTGATCCGATCTAGGACGGGCGTCCCCGAAAACTCGCTCTTCTTGGGAACTcgcaggatgaagatgataaCGGCAATGGAAAGACCGCCGATGGGAAGGCTGTAAGCCGTTAGAGAAACCAGATCCGATTGAATCTAGAGCAGGGCTCACTTGATATAGAAACACCATCTCCATGACACACCGTCGGTGAATGCGCCTCCAAGTAGTGGTCCAGCAATTGAAGCAATTCCCCATACCATGCCAAACATGCCAAATACCAGAGGTCTCTTAGGCAGTGGGACTATTTAGGTCAGCTGGTGTTGTATGGAAGTAGGTATTGGGATGTCCGTACCTGTCATTGATATGATTACCAGGGCCCCAGAGAATATACCGGCAACACCAATACCTGCCACAGCTCTTCCAACAATCAGGACGGTGCTACTGGGTGCGACAGCGCAGATGAGTGACCCGATCTCAAAGATGAGGACAGCGATTAGAAAACCCCATTTGACCTGAACGATTGAGTGTCAGCGACGGGCGAATAAATGAAGTTTCTCATATCAACGGTTCACTAACACTGAATATCTTGTAGATCCTGCCATATGATGGCTGCAATGCAGTGGAAGTCAAGAAGTAAGCACTGCCATACCAGGCAATATCCTCAATGCTTTTGAACTGATCGGTGATCTTCGGGATTGCTACGCCGATGATTGTCTGGTCGAGAGCAACCAGAAAGACGGCAAGGTAAAGGGCAAGAATGACAACTATAACCTTCGTGATGCTAGGATACTCATTTTCCCTTACATCCGTGTCGATCTTCTCCGTCGAGCCTTCGATATCCGACTTTTCCGCTTCTGTCATCGTGCAATGTCTGCTGGTTTAAAGATTGAGACATACAAGGAATGAAATGACAAGCAACTCAGTTTGAGATTCCTCATATGAATAAATATCGCAGCATTGCACTGAAGGTTTGCGTGATAGGTGATTTATAAGCCGGTGCTCTGGTACAAAAACAGCAAGACATGAGCGTACCTGCTGAAAAGGTGGTGATGAGTCGGACATTCGGGCCTTAATGCGACCGATAAAAACTCTATGAAGAAAGCATCGAGAGATAGCCTTTTGGGCAGCATGTCTCGAATACGAGGTCAAGATGACGGATGGACCAATCATCCGAGCAGCTCGTTCGGATAGCTTCAAGTTTATTGCGAATGCGTCCCGTTCTGCAGGATGACAAAGAACATCATGTCTGCAGTGAGTCACAAATGTCCGAGAGGCTCATCTATTCTCTCACGGCTTCGACAATCCGCCACGTGTGCCTTACTAGCTGTAGCCCTTGAAGCGAGCCAAAGGACGTAATAATAAGCCTATAGAGAGCGCAATTCACACAGCCACGATATCTTCATTGATGCTGGTATCCAGTCCGATGAGACACGAGAGATATAGCCATACGCCAAGTGTGATGAATCTGGGAATGCGACATTTGAGGCTGTCTCCTTGCTTGTTTTGGATAAAATAGTCGACAAATTGAGGGCTACCTAGTGCCTCAAGATTCTGTCGAGTCGGACATAGTGATGAGGAATGGAACTCACTACGTCAAGCTCTGCATCAGCCTATAAGCCCGGTTGTGGCAAAAGAGAGTCAAAATCAAGCACTACCATTTACCTTCGCAGGTCAGGTCGCTTATTACTATCCAGGTACCGCGAAATCGTTGTATGCTCCATGTAAGTTTGCTCAAAGGGATCAAATCTGTTTATGCCTTAGGCATGCAGACCGAGTGTTAGGTTTAAGGTTCCCTTTCTCTTAACATTACACTGCCCTGGATAATTTGCATTGCCCTTACTTTCGTCCACATCCCCCTGTTCCCCTCGCCTCCCCAAACAGGAGGTAAAAGCCCAggcaaagaaaggagataACGCTATCACGAAGTGATCTAGAACGTGATACACTCTTTTGTCGATATATCTCAGAGTTTATGATCTCATAACATCGGCCAGTTAATCTAGCACTCTCCATACTTCATCGGTAGGAAGCACTCTGCCACTCTTGGCTGCGCAGTGGTCCCATTTCGCCGTCTACGCGTGAACCTAAGGAAGATCTGCTCATGAGACTGAGTAGTTGGCTCGCTGTAGCGGTCACTACTATTTGCTGGGCAGCTACTGTTGGCCTCTGCGAGGAATACTCCGAATTCACGCACACGACGGTGGTCCGGGATGTGCCCTACACACATGGATGAGTCCGATCGGTTATTCTCTAAACCGCCCAAAGGCACCCTGTCGTGCTGTAGAGCAACGACTTGGGCTGAAGTGATCTGATGTGCACACGGTGCATTGGGTAGATTATAGGAGACCGATACGGGGCTATCCGATGCCAGTACCTTATCTTCAGAAGTGGGAGCCGATGGAATCCGGGAGTGCGATTCTGTAAAAACTGGAACGAGATCTTCTTCTATATGGATAATTGTTTCAGCAAGCGCGGCCCATGCTGCACACTTGAAAAATGCTTGAACCGGGGGTGctcgtcgaagaagactCAATGCCTTCCGGCGCAGGAAACGGTCCCGACATTTCACTGCCGTGTAGAACACCGGCAGGCCTATGCCAGTCTCAAACGTGAATGGAGGCTGTGTGCTATCAACCACATTGAATGCATCGAGTGCAGATGTGGCGTGTTTGACTATCTCCCGAAATCGATCCATTTGCGCATCGTAGACCATCTCATTATCTGCGAGGCAGGTGGAGGTCATTATCGAAGCAACTACGTGATAGGTCAGCAGCGTTGACACAGCCCCGATATTTGAAGAATTGGGAGGCTTTCCCATCTCTCGGTCCTGTAGGTGAGCAAAAGCTCTCTGCCAACTGTCGAGCCTGAGCGTCAGAGCGCCCTGTTGTTCTTTCAAGGAGGATTCGATATTGCTATCACAT
This window harbors:
- a CDS encoding putative MFS toxin efflux pump; amino-acid sequence: MTEAEKSDIEGSTEKIDTDVRENEYPSITKVIVVILALYLAVFLVALDQTIIGVAIPKITDQFKSIEDIAWYGSAYFLTSTALQPSYGRIYKIFSVKWGFLIAVLIFEIGSLICAVAPSSTVLIVGRAVAGIGVAGIFSGALVIISMTVPLPKRPLVFGMFGMVWGIASIAGPLLGGAFTDGVSWRWCFYINLPIGGLSIAVIIFILRVPKKSEFSGTPVLDRIKQLDLIGASLLIPAIVCLLLALQWGGNKYPWNSSRVIGLFVGFGLMIIIFTFSQIKLGDRATLPPGILKRRSVLSATMFALFFGGAFFLLVYYVPIFFQSVKGSSAMKSGIQLLPLMLATVISSVLVGAFVTAAGYYTPFLIGSTAIAAIGTGLITTYSVDISTGKWIGYQILVGAGVGAGFQIPMTAVQTVLPPEDIPVGTAAVMFFQTLGGALFIAVGQSVFQNGLIDGIREFAPTVDPRAIVGAGATEMRHVLAALGQLDQLDAVIRAYMSGLRDAYRVSLALALVALVASCFLEWKSVKKTGQESKNDVAVPAL